A genomic stretch from Microbacterium proteolyticum includes:
- a CDS encoding ParB/RepB/Spo0J family partition protein codes for MSITTGTGTIEHIDPTTLVIEANVRTSAPVTKDFIASIRENGVITPILARRDEHGNVIVRAGQRRTLAAREAEVPTVPVYVVEGDDTTADRIIQQIIENDQRADLSTADRTAAWAQLAFEGISAAQTAKRTGTKTDAVKKGLAVAESATVTSALHEHALTLDQAAVLLEFEDDADARAHLIEVATTDPTQFEHTAQSLRDDAAEKANLAAVEQEHIDNGFQVLTRGEAYGEESSWVILRKLRTAEGEQVTAQHIAAVPARGVLIEVNYYGEINATYLVQDPTGAGFVFAYPSDVPAEPLTAEQIEEERVERSAERKALIANNKAWNAAETVRREWIATFLSRKTLPKDADRVIALGLTAHRFSVSSAMSGGNDLAHTFLGVERPSGFRTDALAALVEANPGKARLVALAVVLAGAESNTSKESWRRGDERAAALFRQLAAWGYTLSPVEQIVTGDTTPAEAAGLA; via the coding sequence GTGAGCATCACCACCGGAACCGGGACCATCGAGCACATCGACCCGACCACCCTCGTCATCGAGGCGAACGTGCGCACCAGCGCTCCCGTGACGAAGGATTTCATCGCGTCGATCCGCGAGAACGGCGTCATCACCCCGATTCTCGCCCGCCGCGACGAGCACGGAAACGTCATCGTCCGCGCTGGTCAGCGCCGCACCCTCGCAGCCCGCGAGGCCGAGGTGCCTACCGTCCCCGTCTACGTGGTGGAGGGCGACGACACCACCGCGGACCGGATCATTCAGCAGATCATCGAGAACGACCAGCGCGCCGACCTCAGCACCGCGGATCGCACCGCCGCGTGGGCGCAGCTGGCGTTTGAGGGCATCAGCGCCGCGCAGACCGCCAAGCGCACCGGCACCAAGACCGACGCGGTGAAGAAGGGGCTCGCCGTCGCGGAGTCCGCCACGGTCACGTCCGCTCTCCACGAGCACGCGCTGACGCTCGACCAGGCCGCGGTGCTGTTGGAGTTCGAGGACGACGCCGACGCCCGTGCGCACCTGATCGAGGTCGCCACCACCGACCCGACCCAGTTCGAGCACACCGCGCAGAGCCTCCGCGACGACGCCGCGGAAAAGGCCAACCTCGCCGCCGTCGAGCAGGAACACATCGACAACGGGTTTCAGGTGCTCACCCGTGGCGAGGCGTACGGGGAGGAAAGCTCGTGGGTGATCCTTCGCAAGCTCCGCACCGCGGAGGGCGAGCAGGTCACCGCCCAGCACATCGCCGCCGTCCCGGCGCGCGGGGTGCTGATCGAGGTGAACTACTACGGCGAAATCAATGCGACGTACCTCGTGCAGGACCCCACCGGGGCCGGTTTCGTCTTCGCCTACCCCAGCGACGTGCCCGCCGAGCCGCTGACCGCGGAGCAGATCGAGGAAGAGCGCGTGGAGCGCTCCGCCGAGCGCAAGGCGCTCATCGCCAACAACAAGGCGTGGAACGCCGCTGAGACGGTGCGCCGCGAATGGATCGCGACGTTCCTGTCTCGCAAGACGCTGCCGAAGGACGCTGACCGGGTGATCGCGCTGGGCCTGACCGCTCACCGGTTCTCGGTGTCGTCCGCGATGTCGGGCGGCAATGACCTCGCGCACACGTTCCTGGGCGTCGAGCGGCCCTCCGGTTTCCGCACCGACGCCCTGGCCGCGCTGGTGGAGGCCAACCCCGGCAAGGCCCGCCTGGTGGCCCTGGCGGTCGTTCTCGCCGGGGCTGAGTCCAACACCAGTAAGGAATCGTGGCGACGCGGCGACGAGCGCGCCGCCGCGCTGTTCCGCCAGCTCGCCGCGTGGGGATACACCCTCTCCCCGGTCGAGCAGATCGTCACCGGCGACACCACCCCCGCCGAAGCCGCGGGCCTCGCCTGA
- a CDS encoding single-stranded DNA-binding protein translates to MSTRTITGNLAVDPEAVQAGRVQIVKLRVIENTGEYRAGEWTPHEAPTTHFVEAKFELGEHVLASLHKGDAVIVVGHERTVAWGEGDDRRHGRVLEADAIGSDLSRATAVVTRSPRAPRGGAAAE, encoded by the coding sequence ATGAGCACCAGGACCATCACCGGCAACCTCGCGGTCGACCCCGAGGCCGTGCAGGCGGGTCGCGTGCAGATCGTGAAGCTGCGCGTGATCGAGAACACCGGCGAGTACCGCGCGGGGGAGTGGACCCCGCACGAGGCCCCGACGACGCATTTCGTGGAAGCAAAGTTCGAACTGGGCGAACACGTGCTCGCGTCGCTGCACAAGGGTGACGCGGTAATCGTCGTCGGCCACGAGCGCACAGTCGCATGGGGCGAAGGCGACGACCGCCGCCACGGCCGCGTCCTCGAAGCCGACGCAATCGGCTCAGACCTCTCCCGCGCGACCGCCGTCGTCACCCGCTCCCCGCGCGCGCCGCGCGGCGGCGCCGCGGCTGAGTAG
- a CDS encoding VanZ family protein, translated as MNDILGSGVLAVLAGAVVAVLAFVPFVAISYRRRGGLTLARTALWAGAAVYFWAIWTYTLVPMPETDDFRCRGVNLRPFEFVDDIRAAVAVSGRYLTDPVVLQVALNVLLFLPLGFFLRVLGGRGILIAGLAGLGISAIIETTQLTGVWGIFPCAYRVFDVDDLIANTSGALLGSLVAFAVPAQHRGARKAPDAETPRPVTRRRRVLGIVCDVVGVGLVGFAVSVVVQAAISLTLGESATFSTDEVASLAGTVVSAGLWLVVVLATGRSIGDLATRVRFTDGVLPRWAARPLRFVTGAGAFTVLSALPAPWSLSAFALGLATVALLFVWRDGRGLTGWLGRRRLVDDRAGVVSPTVDRDHVGR; from the coding sequence GTGAATGACATCCTGGGATCGGGCGTTCTCGCGGTGCTGGCCGGCGCCGTCGTGGCGGTGCTCGCCTTCGTGCCCTTCGTGGCGATCAGCTACCGCCGTCGCGGCGGGCTGACTCTCGCGCGCACCGCGCTGTGGGCGGGCGCCGCGGTGTACTTCTGGGCGATCTGGACGTACACGCTCGTCCCGATGCCCGAGACCGACGACTTCCGCTGCCGCGGCGTGAACCTCCGCCCGTTCGAGTTCGTCGACGATATCCGCGCCGCCGTCGCGGTCTCGGGCCGCTACCTGACCGATCCCGTCGTGCTGCAGGTCGCTTTGAACGTGCTGCTCTTCCTCCCGCTCGGCTTCTTCCTCCGGGTGCTCGGGGGGCGCGGCATCCTGATCGCAGGACTCGCCGGACTGGGGATCTCGGCCATCATCGAGACGACCCAGCTCACCGGGGTGTGGGGGATCTTCCCGTGCGCATATCGCGTCTTCGACGTCGACGACCTCATCGCCAACACCTCGGGGGCGCTGCTCGGCTCGCTCGTGGCGTTCGCCGTGCCGGCGCAGCATCGCGGGGCGAGGAAGGCTCCGGATGCCGAGACCCCGCGCCCGGTGACCCGTCGCCGTCGTGTGCTGGGCATCGTGTGCGACGTCGTGGGCGTCGGGCTCGTCGGCTTCGCGGTGTCGGTCGTGGTGCAGGCGGCGATCAGCCTCACCCTCGGGGAGTCGGCGACCTTCTCGACCGACGAGGTCGCCTCCCTCGCCGGCACCGTCGTCTCGGCGGGGCTCTGGCTGGTCGTGGTGCTCGCGACGGGTCGCTCGATCGGCGACCTCGCGACGCGCGTGCGCTTCACCGACGGCGTGCTGCCGCGGTGGGCGGCACGGCCGCTGCGTTTCGTCACGGGTGCCGGGGCGTTCACCGTGCTCAGCGCTCTGCCGGCGCCGTGGTCGCTCTCGGCGTTCGCGCTCGGACTCGCCACCGTCGCTCTGCTCTTCGTCTGGCGCGACGGCCGGGGACTCACCGGATGGCTGGGCCGTCGCCGACTCGTCGACGACCGGGCGGGCGTGGTGAGCCCGACGGTCGACCGTGATCATGTGGGTCGTTGA
- a CDS encoding serine hydrolase domain-containing protein: protein MTRAEHLRDEIGARIDDTGFTAHGLHVRVGDDVATRRWTPDSREEIHSVCKAIAVLAVGIAADEGLVTFDTPVSELLPTAAAATLWQLLTMTSGIDFAYSETMMTDWPDLAAEFLSRPSRGRVFQYSNASTYTAMHALAQRTGDVEAYLRTRLFAPLGLADITWRRCPHGRVLGGEGIALRTDEMARLGLLLRDRGIFDARRLVSAGIVDAMHADWVTTGSDADGYRRYALAGWEGPGDAWRLHGAHGQLVIFAGDAVVTVSASDHGGADALAAFVAACASHSCGS, encoded by the coding sequence ATGACCCGCGCCGAGCATCTCCGAGACGAGATCGGTGCCCGCATCGACGACACCGGTTTCACCGCGCATGGCCTGCACGTGCGGGTCGGCGACGACGTCGCGACACGGCGGTGGACCCCCGATTCGCGCGAAGAGATCCATTCCGTCTGCAAGGCGATCGCTGTGCTCGCCGTGGGCATCGCGGCGGATGAGGGGCTGGTGACGTTCGACACCCCGGTGAGCGAACTGCTGCCCACCGCCGCCGCCGCGACCCTATGGCAGCTGCTGACGATGACGAGCGGCATCGACTTCGCGTATTCAGAGACGATGATGACGGACTGGCCCGACCTCGCCGCCGAATTCCTGTCCCGTCCGTCGCGCGGTCGGGTCTTCCAGTACTCCAACGCGAGCACCTACACCGCGATGCACGCCCTCGCTCAGCGCACGGGCGACGTCGAGGCGTACCTGCGCACGCGCCTGTTCGCGCCCCTCGGCCTCGCAGACATCACCTGGCGCCGCTGCCCGCACGGCCGCGTGCTCGGCGGCGAGGGCATCGCCCTGCGCACCGACGAGATGGCGCGGCTGGGCCTGCTCCTCCGTGACCGCGGGATCTTCGACGCACGACGCCTCGTCTCGGCCGGAATCGTGGATGCCATGCACGCGGACTGGGTGACCACGGGCAGCGACGCGGACGGTTACCGCCGCTACGCCCTCGCGGGATGGGAGGGACCCGGTGACGCCTGGCGGCTGCACGGCGCGCACGGCCAGCTCGTCATCTTCGCCGGCGACGCCGTCGTCACCGTCAGCGCCTCCGACCACGGCGGCGCCGATGCCCTCGCCGCCTTCGTCGCGGCCTGTGCGAGTCACTCCTGCGGGTCGTAG
- a CDS encoding APC family permease yields the protein MSRAVTDESRVDGEETPIAKRILIGEPLTSEKLDEQLLPKKMALPIFASDALSSVAYAPQELLMILLIGGTALLTLSPWVAIAVVVLLVVVVLSYRQLIKAYPSGGGDYEVASKNLGEIPGVVVAAALLVDYVLTVAVSVASGVDNIISALPELNPFRVEIAVGFVILIVIVNLRGVREASSVFAIPTYLFIGSVAVMIVVGLARTLAGDAPVASSAQYAVEAESLTQAALILLVLRAFSSGCSALTGVEAVSNGVPAFRMPKIRNAQTTLTLMGGIAILLFAGLTALALIANVHYAENPCHLIGFDCANNPQPSLMAQVAAATFGAGSIFFFIIQAATACVLLLAANTAFNGFPLLGSVLARDGYAPKALNTRGDRLVYSNGMIILGIVAIGVLIVYQANLTTLIQLYIIGVFVSFSLGQLGMVRHWRRVLRGLRDLPPEAAKQQSAAYERRSAISGLWINSVGAAMTVLVLLIVTITKFTHGAWLVFIAIPILATLMVGVNRYYRDVEHEIRMDDTVHFGSSGDVAIVLVNRLQKPVMKAIDYALAAKHDKTLAVHVAITDEDAAKLQREWAEHDIPVPLVIIESPYRTYTSPVSTFIKRYREKNGSAVVTVYLPQFIVGHWWESILHNRRSRRLAQQLMLVHGVSITLVPWLLDSSELIYGRRSRPLPGQSRSGRPVAAAPAPRAKKTPSGSAS from the coding sequence ATGTCGCGCGCCGTGACTGACGAAAGTCGCGTTGACGGCGAAGAGACGCCGATCGCGAAACGCATCCTGATCGGCGAGCCCCTCACGTCGGAAAAGCTCGACGAGCAGCTGCTGCCCAAGAAGATGGCGCTGCCCATCTTCGCCTCCGACGCCCTCTCCTCCGTGGCCTATGCGCCGCAGGAGCTGCTGATGATCCTCCTCATCGGCGGAACGGCCCTGCTGACCCTCAGCCCGTGGGTCGCGATCGCGGTCGTCGTGCTGCTGGTCGTGGTGGTGCTCAGCTACCGCCAGCTCATCAAGGCCTACCCCTCGGGCGGCGGCGACTACGAGGTCGCGAGCAAGAACCTCGGCGAGATCCCCGGCGTCGTCGTGGCGGCGGCCCTGCTGGTCGACTACGTGCTCACGGTGGCCGTGTCGGTGGCATCCGGTGTCGACAACATCATCTCGGCGCTGCCGGAATTGAACCCGTTCCGCGTCGAGATCGCCGTCGGGTTCGTCATCCTCATCGTCATCGTCAACCTCCGCGGCGTGCGCGAGGCGTCGAGCGTCTTCGCGATTCCGACCTACCTCTTCATCGGCTCGGTCGCGGTCATGATCGTCGTGGGCCTGGCGCGCACGCTGGCGGGCGACGCCCCCGTCGCCTCCAGCGCGCAGTACGCCGTGGAGGCGGAGTCGCTCACGCAAGCGGCCCTCATCCTGCTCGTGCTCCGCGCGTTCTCGAGCGGCTGTTCGGCCCTGACGGGTGTGGAGGCCGTGTCGAACGGCGTCCCCGCGTTCCGGATGCCGAAGATCCGCAACGCTCAGACCACGCTCACGCTCATGGGCGGCATCGCCATCCTGCTGTTCGCCGGTCTGACCGCCCTCGCCCTGATCGCGAACGTGCACTACGCCGAGAACCCCTGCCATCTCATCGGCTTCGACTGCGCCAACAACCCGCAGCCGAGCCTGATGGCCCAGGTCGCCGCCGCGACCTTCGGTGCGGGCAGCATCTTTTTCTTCATCATCCAGGCCGCCACCGCGTGCGTGCTGCTGCTGGCGGCCAACACTGCGTTCAACGGCTTCCCGCTGCTGGGATCGGTGCTCGCCCGCGACGGCTACGCCCCGAAGGCGCTCAACACCCGCGGCGACCGCCTCGTGTACTCCAACGGCATGATCATCCTCGGCATCGTCGCCATCGGCGTGCTGATCGTCTACCAGGCCAACCTGACGACCCTGATCCAGCTGTACATCATCGGCGTGTTCGTCTCGTTCTCACTCGGCCAGCTCGGCATGGTCCGGCACTGGCGCCGCGTGCTGCGAGGGCTGCGCGACCTGCCCCCCGAGGCGGCCAAGCAGCAGTCGGCGGCCTACGAGCGGCGCTCGGCCATCTCGGGCCTGTGGATCAACTCGGTCGGCGCGGCCATGACCGTGCTCGTGCTGCTGATCGTCACGATCACGAAGTTCACGCACGGTGCGTGGCTGGTCTTCATCGCCATCCCCATCCTCGCCACGCTGATGGTCGGGGTGAATCGCTACTACCGCGACGTCGAGCACGAGATCCGGATGGATGACACCGTGCACTTCGGGTCGTCGGGCGACGTCGCCATCGTTTTGGTCAACCGCCTGCAGAAGCCCGTCATGAAGGCGATCGACTACGCCCTCGCCGCCAAGCACGACAAGACGCTCGCGGTGCACGTGGCGATCACCGACGAGGATGCCGCGAAGCTGCAGCGGGAGTGGGCCGAGCACGACATCCCGGTGCCGCTGGTGATCATCGAGTCGCCGTACCGCACGTACACATCGCCGGTGTCGACGTTCATCAAGCGGTACCGCGAGAAGAACGGTTCGGCCGTGGTGACGGTCTACCTGCCGCAGTTCATCGTGGGCCACTGGTGGGAGTCGATCCTCCACAACCGCCGCTCGCGCCGACTCGCGCAGCAGCTCATGCTCGTGCACGGCGTCTCGATCACGCTCGTGCCGTGGCTGCTCGACTCGTCGGAGCTCATCTACGGCCGCCGCTCGCGCCCCCTCCCGGGTCAGTCCCGCAGCGGACGCCCCGTCGCCGCGGCCCCCGCGCCCCGCGCGAAGAAGACCCCGTCCGGCTCGGCATCCTGA
- the arfB gene encoding alternative ribosome rescue aminoacyl-tRNA hydrolase ArfB, with product MPSPDSPGVRVMAGLVIPAAELSWRFSRSSGPGGQGVNTADSRVELRWDAAGSRALSAVQRERLRQRLEGRLIDGVLIIVASEHRNQLRNRDAARERLAAIVADAVRPPAPPRRATKPTRGSKERRLQAKQRRTDVKRMRQRPTD from the coding sequence ATGCCCTCTCCCGACAGCCCCGGCGTGCGGGTGATGGCTGGCCTCGTGATCCCCGCCGCCGAGCTGTCATGGCGCTTCTCGCGGTCGTCGGGACCGGGCGGGCAGGGCGTGAACACGGCCGACTCCCGCGTGGAGCTGAGGTGGGATGCCGCGGGCTCCCGCGCCCTGTCCGCCGTGCAGCGCGAGCGGCTCCGGCAGCGGCTGGAGGGACGCCTCATCGACGGGGTGCTGATCATCGTGGCATCCGAGCACCGAAACCAGCTGCGCAATCGCGACGCCGCGCGGGAGCGCCTCGCCGCGATCGTCGCCGACGCGGTGCGTCCGCCGGCCCCGCCGCGGCGCGCGACGAAGCCCACCCGCGGTTCGAAGGAACGCCGTCTGCAGGCCAAGCAGCGTCGCACCGACGTGAAGCGCATGCGTCAGCGGCCGACGGACTGA
- the kdpF gene encoding K(+)-transporting ATPase subunit F — protein MIFFSILAAVLAVAAAVYLVVALVRPEKF, from the coding sequence ATGATCTTCTTCTCGATCCTCGCCGCCGTGCTCGCGGTCGCGGCCGCCGTGTACCTCGTGGTCGCCCTCGTGCGTCCGGAGAAGTTCTGA
- the kdpA gene encoding potassium-transporting ATPase subunit KdpA: MIWSLLLTSLTLIAALGLAYRPLGDHIARIYTGERDLAVERGIYRLISVDARSAQTWQAYLRSVLLFSFVGVVFVYALLRLQPLLPYSFDLEAPGEALSFNTAVSFVTNTNWQSYSGEATLGYTVQFAALTVQNFVSAAVGIAVAVALVRGFAFRRSGVIGNFWVDLVRGTSRLLLPFSIVAAVALLAGGVIQNLNGFTDATTLAGAAQSIPGGPVASQEAIKLLGTNGGGIFNVNSAHPFENPTPWTNLLSIFLMLVIPFSLPRAFGRMVGDDRQGYTILGVMGAIFVASTALLTWAEMAGAGTAPKLAGGAMEGKEVRFGIFGSTLFGSTGTLTSTGAVNSMHDSYTALGGGMPMLNMMLGEVAPGGVGSGLYGMLILAVIAVFVGGLLIGRTPEYLGKKIGPREIKLASLYILVTPTLVLAGTALSFGVPGIRSDVESTSILNPGVHGLSEVLYAFTSAANNNGSAFAGLTANTPWFNTALGVAMLLGRFLPIVFVLALAGALAAQDAVPSTAGTLPTHRPQFAGLLAGVAVIVTALTYFPVLTLGPLAEGLAL, encoded by the coding sequence ATGATCTGGTCCCTCCTCCTGACCAGCCTCACCCTGATCGCCGCCCTGGGCCTGGCCTATCGCCCGCTCGGCGACCACATCGCCCGCATCTACACCGGCGAGCGCGATCTCGCCGTCGAGCGCGGCATCTATCGTCTGATCAGCGTCGACGCGCGCAGCGCCCAGACGTGGCAGGCGTACCTGCGCTCGGTGCTGCTGTTCTCGTTCGTCGGCGTCGTGTTCGTCTACGCCCTCCTGCGCCTGCAGCCGCTGCTGCCGTACTCTTTCGACCTCGAGGCGCCCGGTGAGGCGCTGTCGTTCAACACGGCCGTCTCGTTCGTGACCAACACGAACTGGCAGTCCTATTCGGGCGAAGCGACGCTCGGGTACACCGTGCAGTTCGCCGCGCTCACCGTGCAGAACTTCGTCTCGGCGGCGGTCGGCATCGCAGTTGCGGTGGCCCTGGTGCGCGGCTTCGCGTTCCGCCGGAGCGGCGTGATCGGCAACTTCTGGGTCGACCTGGTGCGCGGCACCTCCCGTCTGCTGCTGCCGTTCTCGATCGTCGCGGCGGTCGCGCTGCTCGCTGGCGGCGTCATCCAGAACCTCAACGGTTTCACGGATGCCACGACCCTCGCGGGCGCCGCACAGTCGATCCCGGGCGGGCCCGTGGCATCCCAGGAGGCCATCAAGCTGCTCGGCACGAACGGCGGCGGCATCTTCAACGTCAACTCGGCGCACCCGTTCGAGAACCCGACGCCCTGGACCAACCTCCTCTCGATCTTCCTCATGCTCGTCATCCCGTTCTCCCTCCCCCGCGCCTTCGGCCGCATGGTGGGCGATGACCGGCAGGGGTACACGATCCTCGGTGTGATGGGCGCGATCTTCGTGGCATCCACGGCTCTGCTCACGTGGGCCGAGATGGCCGGCGCCGGCACGGCCCCGAAACTGGCCGGCGGCGCGATGGAGGGCAAGGAGGTGCGCTTCGGCATCTTCGGATCGACGCTGTTCGGCTCCACGGGCACCCTGACCTCGACCGGTGCCGTGAACTCGATGCACGACAGCTACACGGCGCTGGGCGGCGGGATGCCGATGCTCAACATGATGCTCGGCGAGGTCGCCCCCGGCGGCGTCGGTTCGGGCCTGTACGGCATGCTCATCCTCGCGGTGATCGCCGTGTTCGTCGGCGGGCTGCTCATCGGCCGCACGCCCGAGTACCTCGGCAAGAAGATCGGGCCGCGCGAGATCAAGCTCGCGAGCCTGTACATCCTCGTCACGCCGACGCTCGTGCTGGCGGGAACCGCGCTGAGCTTCGGGGTTCCCGGCATCCGTTCCGACGTCGAGAGCACCTCGATCCTCAACCCGGGCGTGCACGGCCTGAGCGAGGTGCTCTACGCCTTCACCTCGGCGGCCAACAACAACGGCTCGGCTTTCGCGGGGTTGACCGCGAACACCCCGTGGTTCAACACCGCGCTGGGCGTCGCGATGCTGCTCGGGCGGTTCCTGCCGATCGTGTTCGTGCTGGCCCTCGCGGGTGCTCTCGCGGCACAGGATGCCGTGCCCTCGACCGCCGGAACCCTCCCGACGCACCGCCCGCAGTTCGCGGGCCTGCTCGCCGGCGTCGCCGTGATCGTCACGGCCCTCACCTATTTCCCGGTCCTCACCCTCGGACCCCTCGCCGAAGGACTTGCGCTCTGA
- the kdpB gene encoding potassium-transporting ATPase subunit KdpB yields MSTATVSQVPDPVEGPNPALDRSVPELVEGPRRAFSAAQIVAALPGAAKKLNPAAQWRNPVMFLVWVGAALTTLIAVAEPFLGGTDASLPFGFTWGIAVWLWLTVFFANIAESVAEGRGKAQAATLRKTRTTTSARRVVSYSAADPSASGAATQDVPSGDLRVGDIVLVETGELIPGDGDIVHGIATVDESAITGESAPVVRESGGDRSAVTGGTRVLSDRIVVKITSKPGETFVDRMIALVEGASRQRTPNEIALNILLASLSIVFVVVVLVLNPIASYAASPVSIPVLVALLVCLIPTTIGALLSAIGIAGMDRLVQRNVLAMSGRAVEAAGDVTTLLLDKTGTITYGNRRASAFVPMPGVGAPLVAEYASLSSQADPTPEGVSVVELAASQGIVAEMPRGAEPVPFTAQTRMSGLDLADGTQVRKGAASAVVAWLAASGSPVPEALRAQLQSETDAIAQSGGTPLVVATLSGGEGRVLGVIHLKDVVKDGLRERFEELRAMGIRTVMITGDNPLTAKAIAAEAGVDDFLAEATPEDKLALIQREQQGGNLVAMTGDGTNDAPALAQADVGVAMNTGTSAAKEAGNMVDLDSDPTKLIDIVRIGKQLLITRGALTTFSLANDIAKYFAIIPAMFMGVFPGLAVLNIMGLHSPASAVTSAIIFNTIVIIVLIPLALRGVKYRAASASSILSRNLLVYGLGGVIVPFLGIKLIDLVVSLLPGF; encoded by the coding sequence ATGTCCACCGCCACCGTTTCCCAGGTCCCCGACCCGGTCGAAGGGCCGAACCCTGCGCTCGATCGCTCGGTCCCTGAGCTTGTCGAAGGGCCCCGCCGCGCGTTCAGCGCCGCGCAGATCGTCGCCGCCCTTCCGGGCGCGGCGAAGAAGCTCAACCCGGCCGCCCAGTGGCGCAACCCCGTGATGTTCCTGGTGTGGGTCGGCGCGGCGCTGACGACGCTCATCGCGGTCGCGGAACCGTTCCTCGGCGGCACCGACGCCAGCCTGCCCTTCGGCTTCACGTGGGGCATCGCCGTGTGGTTGTGGCTCACGGTGTTCTTCGCGAACATCGCCGAGTCGGTGGCCGAGGGCCGCGGCAAGGCGCAGGCCGCGACGCTGCGCAAGACGCGAACGACCACCTCGGCCCGCCGCGTCGTCTCGTACTCCGCCGCCGACCCCTCGGCATCCGGCGCCGCGACGCAAGACGTCCCGTCGGGCGACCTGCGCGTCGGCGACATCGTGCTCGTCGAGACCGGCGAGCTCATCCCGGGCGACGGCGACATCGTGCACGGCATCGCGACCGTCGACGAATCGGCGATCACGGGCGAATCCGCCCCGGTCGTGCGCGAGTCGGGCGGCGACCGCAGCGCCGTCACCGGCGGCACGCGCGTGCTCAGCGACCGGATCGTCGTGAAGATCACGTCGAAGCCCGGCGAGACGTTCGTCGACCGCATGATCGCGCTCGTCGAGGGCGCCTCGCGCCAGCGCACGCCCAACGAGATCGCGCTGAACATCCTGCTCGCGAGCCTGTCGATCGTGTTCGTCGTCGTGGTGCTCGTGCTCAACCCGATCGCCTCGTATGCGGCATCCCCGGTGTCGATCCCCGTGCTCGTGGCGCTGCTCGTGTGCCTCATCCCGACGACCATCGGCGCGCTGCTGAGCGCCATCGGCATCGCCGGCATGGACCGCCTCGTGCAGCGCAACGTCCTCGCCATGTCGGGCCGCGCGGTCGAGGCCGCGGGAGACGTCACGACCCTGCTGCTCGACAAGACCGGCACGATCACCTACGGCAACCGGCGGGCCTCGGCGTTCGTCCCGATGCCCGGCGTCGGCGCGCCGCTCGTCGCGGAGTACGCCTCGCTGTCGTCGCAGGCCGACCCGACGCCCGAGGGCGTCTCGGTGGTCGAGCTCGCCGCGTCCCAGGGGATCGTCGCCGAGATGCCCCGCGGCGCGGAGCCCGTGCCCTTCACAGCGCAGACCCGCATGAGCGGCCTCGACCTCGCCGACGGCACACAGGTGCGCAAGGGCGCCGCATCCGCCGTGGTGGCCTGGCTCGCGGCATCCGGATCTCCCGTTCCCGAGGCGCTGCGCGCGCAGCTGCAGAGCGAGACGGATGCCATCGCCCAGTCGGGCGGCACGCCCCTGGTCGTGGCGACGCTGTCGGGCGGCGAGGGCCGCGTGCTCGGCGTCATCCACCTCAAAGACGTCGTGAAAGACGGCCTGCGCGAGCGCTTCGAGGAGCTGCGCGCGATGGGAATCCGCACCGTGATGATCACGGGCGACAACCCGCTCACGGCCAAAGCCATCGCGGCCGAGGCGGGGGTCGACGACTTCCTCGCCGAGGCGACGCCGGAAGACAAGCTCGCCCTCATCCAGCGCGAGCAGCAGGGCGGCAACCTCGTCGCCATGACCGGTGACGGCACGAACGACGCTCCGGCGCTGGCTCAGGCCGACGTGGGCGTCGCGATGAACACGGGCACCTCCGCCGCGAAAGAGGCCGGCAACATGGTCGACCTCGATTCCGACCCGACCAAGCTCATCGACATCGTCCGCATCGGCAAGCAGCTGCTCATCACGCGCGGCGCGCTCACGACGTTCTCGCTCGCCAACGACATCGCGAAGTACTTCGCGATCATCCCGGCGATGTTCATGGGCGTCTTCCCGGGACTTGCGGTGCTGAACATCATGGGGCTGCACTCCCCGGCATCCGCGGTCACCAGCGCGATCATCTTCAACACGATCGTGATCATCGTGCTCATCCCCCTCGCCCTGCGCGGAGTGAAATACCGCGCGGCGAGCGCGTCGAGCATCCTCAGCCGCAACCTGCTCGTCTACGGGCTCGGCGGCGTCATCGTCCCCTTCCTCGGCATCAAGCTCATCGACCTCGTCGTGAGCCTGCTCCCCGGCTTCTGA